In one Bactrocera tryoni isolate S06 chromosome 5, CSIRO_BtryS06_freeze2, whole genome shotgun sequence genomic region, the following are encoded:
- the LOC120778295 gene encoding uncharacterized protein LOC120778295, translating into MLTVRKFCQKLHLFFQEHYPYIWFMSVFTVVLIGFLHYELKHNSRDLIYWKDLLDFCYNELEHFALILIMIIVLIKVLFLAFIIVMNSRSFTWFDELSQLEVKKRYADFLFIRLIADIDKIETKYLRSAKENEIASLKSFILAHEDMRKTIDNFRKDARKLLTPNEIEVSLPIEEVYGLMDEEERLMRRSRFYHMDISADDELIKSLVNP; encoded by the coding sequence ATGCTGACAGTCcgaaaattttgccaaaaactaCACCTGTTCTTTCAAGAACACTATCCGTACATTTGGTTCATGTCCGTGTTTACGGTGGTGCTCATCGGCTTCCTACACTATGAACTGAAGCACAACAGTCGCGATCTCATCTACTGGAAGGATCTGCTCGATTTCTGCTACAATGAACTGGAACACTTCGCTCTCATACTCATTATGATCATTGTGCTCATCAAGGTCCTCTTCCTGGCTTTCATCATTGTCATGAATTCACGTTCGTTCACATGGTTCGACGAGCTGTCGCAGCTGGAGGTGAAGAAGCGCTATGCCGACTTTCTTTTCATACGCCTGATTGCCGATATTGACAAAATTGAAACGAAGTACTTACGCAGCGCCAAAGAGAATGAAATCGCCTCGCTAAAGAGCTTCATACTGGCCCATGAGGACATGCGCAAGACTATCGATAACTTCCGTAAGGACGCGCGAAAATTATTGACACCAAATGAGATCGAAGTATCGCTGCCAATTGAGGAGGTCTATGGCCTCATGGACGAAGAGGAGCGGTTAATGCGGCGTTCTCGTTTCTATCATATGGACATCTCGGCAGATGATGAGTTAATCAAGTCGCTGGTGAATCCGTAA